Genomic window (Gadus morhua chromosome 3, gadMor3.0, whole genome shotgun sequence):
CCTCGTCTTACTAAATTGTCCGCTAAAAGAAAGACACAAATGGGTCTAGCAAGATCCACGAGAATATATCAGCCGGCCGAATTGCCTCATAACCTTCCAGTGAACAGCGCGTCCAGTCGTAAGTTGTTTACTAACCGTGAGGTGATAGAGGGTGCCACTGACTGCGCGACACAGCAGTGGTTGATTGTCCATGTCTCTCGTCTAAATGAGATGATAAATGATCTTCTGTGTCCTAACTGTGCCGAATCGGATCTGTCAATAAACATTGATGAAAAAAACCAGGGCTTTTGCAGTAGCCTGATTCTGGAGTGCAACTGTTGTAAAGCTGAGGGTGGGTATCGGCGAAGCGTGTATACATCCACACGATTGCAAAGTGAGACCCGCGGAGACGTCGCCTTTGACGTAAATGTGCGAATGGTGCTGTTGGCACACGAGTTGGGCTTGGGTTATGCTGCGCTGAAAAAGATCAGCAAGGTTTTGGGGATCCCTTCCCTTCATTTGAAAACGTACCAGCGACATGACAAAAGAGTTACAGGTCGGCTATGGAAAGATCAGGAATGATTACAGACTTGGATGATAATAATGTAGGTCtagtaataataaatatatgtaggctactgtattAGGTAAATGTACACATTATTATGGTAGATAGGTATTAACTCTATACACATCCAACATAATTGTTACACCACTAGTAGTAAACATAATACACCATACAACAGATAATATTATATTAGGCTAATAATACATTATGTTATTCTTTTGAttatgttataaaaaaaaaggacataATAAAATGAGCAGATGTTGACACAGTGTGTATTTTAATTTTAGTGGCAGAAATTGAGAGGGGACTAGGGTCCTTGCACAAGGCCAGGGAGAGCATCAGGCAGGCGTATGCAGATATGGATCCGGAGGTGGCTGAGTCACTGAGGCAGGATACGGATGCTGTGATAGACATTGGGGTCTCCTTCGATGGGACCTGGCAGAAGCGAGGCTTCACCTCACACTACAGTGTGGGTGTCTGCATTGACATCCTGACAGGTCTCGTTATAGATTACGAGATCCTGTCATCTTACTGCCATGCATGCGCCTGTAAGAACAGTGTGTTGAAAGCAGGAGAAATCAGTGAGGAGGAGTTTGACAGCTGGAAAGAAGGCCACAAGGCTGACTGCGCTAAAAACTTTGCTGGCTCCAGCAAGGCCATGGAGCAGGAGGCTGCCAAAAGGATGTGGGGTAGGTCAGTGAGCCGTCATCAGCTCAGGTACACGGAGATGCTGTCGGATGGAGATAGCTCAGCATTCCGGCAGGTAGTAGAGCTGAAGCCCTACCCGGGTCAGGAGGTCACCAAACTCGAGTGCATTAACCACGCTCACAAAAGAATGGGCACTGCACTCAGAAAGATAAGTGTAGGCAAAAAATTGGGTGGCAAGGGATCAGGGAAACTCACGGCAAAGAAGTGCAAATCTCTACAAAATTTTTACAGGGGGGCCATTCTAAATAATCAGGGAAACATTGAGGGCATGAAGTCGGAGATATGGGCGGGCCTGCTCCATTGCATGTCTACTGACGAAGTGCCATTGCACAACAGATGCAACCCCCAGTGGTGCTTCTTTAGGAGGGCGGAAGACAACGGAGAGACCCCTGACAGCCACTCGCTTCACTCAAAAAACCATTTGTCTCGGGAAGTGGGTCAGACACTTGTGCCCATTTATCATCGAACGTCAAGTGACAGTCTCCTGCAAAAAATGCAGCATGGGGgcacacaaaataacaatgaGTGCCTCAATTCAGTTATATGGGCTCGCTGCCCAAAAACAGTGTTTGTGGGGAGAAACAGAGTGGAGGCGGCTGTAAGCATGGCCATATCATCTTTTAATGAGGGTGCGTCAGCCATCCTTAATGTGATGGCCAACCTGTGGCTGGAGAGCACAACAATCACCCTAAACACCATCAGGGAAGCTGACATGCTGAGGGTCACCAAGGCAAATGCCATCCTGTCTCCTCAAACAAAGGGAAAGAGAAAACATGAGAGCAATGAAAGAAAAGTGAAAAGGCACCAGCAAGAACAGGAAGAGGGGGCGACATATGGTGCAGGGATGGAAATGTAGGCCCAATGTTCTGTATATGCAAATCAATTAATTACCATAGCCTACTTAAActagattaaaaaaatgaattgcaTGTTTTGTGTAATCATTTTGATTTAAGTTATGAACTGGTTCATGATGATACAGTATGTATAAGTTCAAATCTTACCTTATTCACCTGCACATACCGTATAATTAACCAGCCTGTTACAGCAGTTGTTGGCTTTCTATGGCTGCCAtgttattaaattatttatttaaatgttctttATATATTCAAAACTGTTATGACTAAGAGCTTGAGCCTTTATTTTGCGTTCTAGTAGATTTTTGCTGTATAAATGTATGAAAATCCCCTATATAAATCTTTAAATGCCGTTTTCTCAAAATGagtgtttttccatttttaggTGCACATTTCTCAGCCTATGTAGAACCTAGGTACACCACACTTCCCAGTTTCACACATAGCATTGTTATGAAGACATCTACACATGgatttatttataaattgttCCTGGCCAGATTTATGGGTCATTTTACCTGGAAATCATGGCGAAAATAGGGTTTTTAAGGCCATGGATAGTATATTTTGATTTCCCAGGTCATAAAAGCAGATATCCTAAAATCCATGTGAGGATTTTTTGTCATTtgatatataaacaaaaaaaaaaaaaaaaattggtccTGGCTTTATCACAGTTTAAAATTCATGCACCGGAAATATATGCAAAAACGTGCATATTTAATGAGATTCAGCCTAATTAGCATAATTAAATATGCAAAATTCAAAGActtgtaatacatttttttcttatAATGATGTATGTAATGAACTGGTAAAGTTTCATGGTGATCCCTTGTATTGAAAGATTTTACCCTATCCACAAGTTTCCAACGCCCCATGATGCTTAGCGCGAATTGTGGGCTCCACTTCCGGTTAGTAACCGGCGGTTACTACGAGATCGACGTAAACAATCACCAGCTGTCATTCATCAATTACAATGTGGGAACACAACCTCACCGAGTTAAAAAACTGCAACATAATTATTCCTTTGCCCTCTGCAGTTACTGCATGGGAagacaaagtaaaaaaatggCAGAGGATAACGTACAGCAGCATTTTCTCTTACTTTATTGAGTCTGTGTCTTGCGATGGTAAGGCAATGATGAACCTAAAAACCTCCGAAGCTTACCAGTATTTACACAGCAAGAAAGTCGGGCGAGTGTGGTTAAAGGAGGTCACAGAAGACCTAGTCTACTTGAAAGCTGATATAGAGCCAAGCCAGAGTCTTAATAACACCCATCTTAAGGCCTGGGTATTGGTATCAACGACAGGAGTGATACAGACAGCAGGCTGTTCGTGTATAGCAGGAGCAGGACGCTCCTGTAGTCATGCAGCAGCAATATTGTGGAAGGTATTGCAACACCACATATTATGTGCCATGACAAGAACTAAGATCTTTTGGTGAAATACATGATTTTGAGACACTAGCTCAAAGACTACTTAAGGTTGTATCAGGgattctaggccgaaacataaattatcacattcatctgatctatCCTCACGATCCATTATCTAaccgccccataagcaggccatcaaaaaaacgcgtctctgcagcctatgctccgagatcgtacacaaaaacatgGTACTAAaacaaccactcaaaaccaaaataaatagtattccaaccaatcactgaccaggggtgggtgttgtggtttttttgcgctgcgttcatgatagttttGCTGGACGCATgaaacacggaagggaggggcgagctggctctgtttgtttgggatcttgcTTCAAATACCAGCAGAACGTCACCGGACGTCACCCaaacatcgctgatacaacctttaagcatATAAGTCGGTTTCAGCATGTGATAATAAGAAAATGTGAAACCATTCCTTCTTGTAGGTTGAGAATGCAGTCAGGCAAGGTGTGACAGGGACAGCATGTACTGATGTGCAAAGGAAGTGGAATACTGGTGCAAAGAGGAATGTTGGTCTGGTAAAGGCAAAGCATATTAATTTTAGGCGCCACAGACGCCAGGACACATATCCCCATCCATCAAGGCCAGAACAAAACAATTCCACACCCTCTCGCCGACTCTTCAGTAACCATGAGGATTTCAAAACACACATCAACTCCTCAATCATGGCTCAACTCTATCAGCTTCAAAATCATGGTATTATCCAGCTTGCTTACAGAGCAGATGTAGAACCTAGCACAGGGCCAAACCAAGATTCAGAATTACAAATTGAGAACCATACTGATCATAGCACACATCTGACATGTAGGAAGTGTTCAGTGTTTTACCAATCATACATTGCTTTGTCCCCCAATCAAATATCCACATTGGAAATGGACACAAAGACCCAGAGTAGGTCACAGGTTTGGCATGACGCTAGGAGACTGCGTCTCACTGCAAGCACAGTGAAACGAGTCCCCAAACGACACACCACAGACCCCCAAAAGTTTCTCAATGAGCACGTGTACCCCACCTTCACCGGGAACACAGCCACGAAATATGGCTCTGACAATGAAGTCAGGGTCATCACACTCCTTGAGAGCAGAGGGCATGATGTGCACAACAAAGGACTTGTGGTGCATCCTGACCACCCCTGGTTGGCAGCCAGTCCAGATGGGATCCTTGATGGGACAAAACTTCGTGAGATCAAGTGCCCCTTCAAGAGTCTGATGTCTCTCGAAGAATTTCTCACCCGGCCAAACGGTGACATCAAAATCTTGGATGATGGAAAGTACCTCGTTTTGCCAAATGGAAGAGCTGGATACTACCTTCAGGTAAGCAGGGTTGTTTTTAATGGCAAGAAATACTAGCTGCATTAGCCGATTACAAGAGATAAACAATATAATGTGAACTAATATTCATTATTTGGTGccaatttaaatgttttttctattattttagaCACAGGTGGCTATGATGTGCCTTGGTCTACAAAGATGCACATTGGTTATCTGGACACAAAAGGAACATTTAGAATTGGAAATTCCATTTGACAAAGATTACACTGACAAACAAGTAGAGCAACtggaacatttttattttctacatATGCTTCCTAGGTTGGCTGATGATTTTGGAGAAAATAAACTACATCTCTGCCCCAAGTACCTCAAACAGTTTTGTAATTAAACGACATATCAGTTGGCAATAAGTCTCACTCTGTGAGatgcaaaaataacaaaacaatggttcaaatacatttgaagtataaataaaacttaatatatattgtatatattgtggcagacgccagggaggagtgaggggagtgataggtctggcaacctgctggctccacccccaagccatatatggtcttcctccctctaacgaGGCAAGCCTGGGGATCGTTAGGCAGGGGTGCTCTAGCTTAAAAGGGCTAGCCAACAGACATGTGGGGAGGTTGGAGTTCGAAGAGGAGCTAGGGCTAGGTaaggacaggcaggatctgtgtgatcgcctggcaGTGTGGTacgcccagagagagagagacaggtggaatatatgtacaaatacattttttgtgttctattgtaAAAAGAATATGACATTAACCCCATTTCAACAATGTGATGAATGTGATTCAGGAGTGACCTTTTTCATCTTTGCATATATGTAATTATCTCTAGAATTATCCTGTctattttttctaaatttaTAAAGTATCTACACTGTTCTCTGTATCCATCTTAATACTATgtatgaatctgtgtgtgtatctctctgcaTCTATCTctgtacaatatatatatatgcatctatgtatgtatgtttctctctataaataaatgtgtatgtataaaaaaataggaataaataaatgtaattcatAAATATACAAGATGTTGTTTAATAATATGTAAGATATTAATTGCTGGAGATAAGCTCTCCTCTCAGATTTATGAGAGCTGCACAAATCTCAAGTATTTTATCAATTTTAGGAACTAAGCTTATTGGCACGGTTTGTGACAGGATCTTGAACACTTTGAGACGCCTTATAGCCCGTTCCACATGAATGCGTACATTTGCTATCCGTCTCATCTGAGTCACTTGCTCATTGGTTAGCTGGCTGCGTTTGCGTGTAAACGCAGGTATGACTAGCcttaccctcctctcctcaacaAGATCTCTAATTGTGAACCCACGGCCCCCCATCACCACATCACCAGGACGTAAAAAATCAAGAAACCCTGAGTTCTGTGTAATATACCTGTCACTACACTTCCCACCAAAAGCCTCTGAAATAAACATCAGCATCCCTGATGGAGCAATGGCAAGGAACTTAACAGTGTTACTTGCATAGTAATGGCTATAAGACTCTGAGCGCGAGTCTAAGTTTTTGGCTTTTTGCAGAACACTCTGTGCAGTCAATGATGCAAGTTAAATCAGAGAAATGTGGCAGAAAAACCTTTGGCATAGTTGCTTTTATAGTGTCACGGGGCAGCCATGGAATGAGGTCCCTGGTGTGCTCAGCAAGGATATCAACCCAATGCGTAAGTGTTTTACTGACCTGACTGGCTGATCTTTTAAAGCGCCTCGCTAAATCAGCTACAGCAAAGTTATGTCTGAGCTTCATGAGTGTTAACAAAACTTCATCTTGAGCTGGCATTGTTGATGACTGGCGCACAAAACCTTGTAGACAGGAGACAAGAGTGTTGAACACAAGTAGAGGAATCCCTGTGTACAGCAGACAGTCTTTATCACCTTTCAGTGTAACCTCTGCAATGGACAGTGAGATCTCAGGGGCAGGTGTGATGATCATGTCACATATAAGGATGGATCCTTTAGAGTAGGTATGGTCCTCCTCAGCTGGATCCATCCACTGTGTTTGGGCATCCTTGAAGGTTTGAGGCTGCTCGAACACCATCACAGCTTGGTCTGCAGGTAATAATAATATCGAGACATAGATGGAGATGATTGGATGAGGGTCTAAACATGCATTGGTGTACAGAATAGATCTAGACAAGGTTTTAACAGGACACTGACCTATGATAATTTCTAAATTAAGGATGAAAGTGAGGATACCCCATTGACTTAACCAACGTAAATAGAGTATACTGTATGCTACCGTGatgttacataaaaaaaataatgcgtCGATATCAAATTTAGCttacctgttgttgttgttgcgacTTGACTGTCAACACTCATCCTGACGACTCTTCGGCGTTTCTTCTCAGGTGGCTTCTCATAACCAAGATAAAGCATTGGGTAAGGGTTTTCTTCCGTTGGCGCTTTGTCCACAAAATGAAACGAACAGACATAAAAACATTTCGGAGGTTGTTTTAAGTTCAGGTTCTTCAGCCAATTTCTTTTAGCCTCTTCATCATTGGGCAGTCGATGGAAGCTGTACCATTTCGGGCACGAACACTCTGCTTTATTTTTCGGCTTGCGGTCAAAACACTCCGATTTCAACCAATTATTTAGTTTCGTCTGGTTGTTAGTACATCCTCGAACGGCACACGTTGTTCCCGAGCTTTTTAAAGCCATCAGTTTATTCAGTGACAGAGCGAGTGATGTGAATAGCCTGCCAGCTGATCAGGTATAAACACAGCTGTGGCGCGACGCGTAGTGGGCGACCGGAAGTGTGGCCCACAAACGTTTCCCCAGCAACCGCCCCAGGAAACTTGTGGATacaacacattttaggaacagatctatgccgcatagaaatctatgcggatcagatttgccatgtaaacgcggctaatggtccgaaatatttcccattagattgacgtgccactatgccgacggttcaatgttccgaaaacggaacccattggtccgtttgtccgacttttaaaaaaggaggcgcattaggccgacggttcaatatgccgaataggcctactacatataaagagttttatacctcgctcgcgctctctctcactctctctccaaaatacaacataggcctacatatcacgttcacgatgaatatcGGAGAGCCaagtgacaacgcttcacttcatttcgacactgtatttaataataataataactagaactgcaagcagttatgcaggggtccaagaagtgtgcatttcgccggcacaacgctacaagaaatgtgcgtttcgccggcacaacgcgaagcaagtattcaaaacgctaccgtgaacaacatgtggatataaaggttttgactgtgggagcttcggtgtgggagttataggctaaaacgcgttttcagaacattccatggccaaataggagatagacattgtcgtcgttttttggcgctgccttgtggcgaaattttccaaagagaattatcctttgccaaataactcccgcccacattaataattcttggccatattttctatataggctcgggattgccccttgatggtttcccttgagtttgaagaacattcctttggccaattagaagatatacaaattcctcgtttattccgcccccttatggcgaaaatttccgaattttttatcgaacgccattaagtggagcatcgacatgtctgtacaatttggactcgatccgatgtctaattctggatttctttggatttttgattttccacgtctaatttagctcataaaccaatattcaaaacgctaccgtttcgtcgtcgaaggtccgatcaaaaaagtgtctatcaattctatgcgtgtgcgtctgaagatgccgtgtgcaaagtttggtgtcgattggtcaagaaatgtgggaggagtagcgaaaaaacagttttgcggttttcgcgattttgcgaaaaaaaattatggacgcaaatgggcgtggcctatgccaaaagatgcagcagactccagtgaatatgtgcgtacaagtttttgaatgtgggagattcggtgtgggagttatagccccaaacgcgtattcattggaatagcgccacctagtggccggcatgtctgggttttgtcgtctgcgtagtgttcacggacctggatctagtcatgcaattggcgtgtgtgcaccatttacggtttgggctgtagtaccacttctaggggggaagtataataactagaactgcaagcagttatgcaggggtccaagaagtgtgcatttcgccggcacaacgcgacaagaaatgggcatttcgccggcacaacgcgaagcaagtattcaaaacgctaccgtgaacaacatgtggatataaaggttttgactgtgggagcttcggtgtgggagttatagcctaaaactcgttttcagaacattccattggccaaataggagatagacaatgtcgtcgttttttggcgccgccctgtggcgaaattttccaaagacaattttcctttgccaaataactcccgcccatattaataattcttggccatattttctatatagactcgggtttgccccttgatggtttccctttggtttgaagaacattcctttggccaattagaagatatacaatttcctcgtttattgcgccccctaatggcgaaattttccgaaatttttatcgaacgtcattaaggttagcaccaacatgtctgtgaaatttggactcgttccgatgtctaattttggatttctttggatttttgattttccacgtctaatttagctcataaaccaatattcaaaacgctaccgtttcgtcgtcgaaggtccgatcaaaaaagtgtctatcaattctatgcgtgtgcgtctgaagatgccgtgtgcaaagtttggtgtcgattggtcaagaaatgtgggaggagtagggaaaatgcagttttgcggttttctcgattttgcgaaaaaaaataatagacgcaaatgggcgtggcctatgccaaaagttgcagcagactccagtgaatatgtgtgtacaagtttttggactgtgggaggttcggtgtgggagttatagccccaaacgcgttttcccttggtatagcgc
Coding sequences:
- the LOC115539819 gene encoding uncharacterized protein LOC115539819; amino-acid sequence: MALKSSGTTCAVRGCTNNQTKLNNWLKSECFDRKPKNKAECSCPKWYSFHRLPNDEEAKRNWLKNLNLKQPPKCFYVCSFHFVDKAPTEENPYPMLYLGYEKPPEKKRRRVVRMSVDSQVATTTTDQAVMVFEQPQTFKDAQTQWMDPAEEDHTYSKGSILICDMIITPAPEISLSIAEVTLKGDKDCLLYTGIPLLVFNTLVSCLQGFVRQSSTMPAQDEVLLTLMKLRHNFAVADLARRFKRSASQVSKTLTHWVDILAEHTRDLIPWLPRDTIKATMPKVFLPHFSDLTCIIDCTECSAKSQKLRLALRVL